A segment of the Bifidobacteriaceae bacterium genome:
TGGCGGGGCGGTTGCTCCAGATCACGGGTGCGGAGTCCGGGGGCCGCGTCTTCTTTGCCAACTCGGGGGCCGAGGCGAACGAGGCCGCGCTCAAAGCCGTCCTGCGCCGGGATGGCGAGCGGCACCGGCTGTTGGCCCTGGAGGGGTCCTTCCACGGCCGCACCCTGGGCGCGTTGTCGCTGACCGCCAAACCGGCCTACCGGGCGCCTTTCGCCGAATTCACGGGCCCCGCCCGGTTCTTGGAGCCGGGCGACCTCGCCGCCTTGGAGGCGGAACTGCGCGCGGGGGACGTCGCCGCGCTGGTCCTGGAGGTCATCCAGGGCGAAGCGGGCGTGATCCCGCTCCCGGACGGATACTTGGCCGCTGCCAGGCGGCTGACCAGCCAATACGGCGCGCTCCTGTGGATCGACGAGGTCCAGACCGGCATTGGCCGGACCGGCGCGTGGACGGGCTACCTCAACCCCGCGCTGGGCGGCCCGCTGCGTGGCGCGGAAGGTTTGGCGGCGCGGACGGCGGACGCGGCGGTCCCGGCGGTGGCCTGGGACGCCGGCCCCGCGCCGACCGCGGGCTCGCCAGACCTGGTCACACTGGCGAAGGGCCTGGGCGGCGGCTTCCCAATCGGGGCGATGGTCGCCATGAACCAGGCGGCGGCGGGCCTGCTGCGCCCCGGCGACCACGGCAACACGTTCTCCGGGGGACCGCTGGCGTGCGCGGCGGCGCTCGCCACGCTGGCGACCATTGAAAATGAGGGGCTGATGGCGCACGCGGCCGAATTGGGGGCCGCCTGGCGGCGGGACCTCGCCAAAGTGCCAGGCGTGAAGGCGACAAGGGGGGCGGGGCTGCTGGTCGGCATCGTGCTCCAAACACCGAACGCGCCGCAACTGGTGAAGGCGGCCCAGGCGGCGGGGTTCCTGGTGGGCGCGACCGGGCCGGAGACGTTGCGGCTGGCGCCCCCGTTGATTCTGACCCAAGACCAGGCGGCGCGGTTCACGGCCGCCCTGCCCAAGTTGATCAAGGAGGCGGCGTGACCGTTCGACATTTCCTCAAAGACAGCTCGGTCAGTCCGGCGGAGCAGGCCGAAATCCTGCGGCTGGCCATTGAGGTCAAAGCCGACCGGCTGGCGTACCAACCGCTGACGGGCCCCAAGGCGGTGGCGGTGCTGACTGACAAGCCGACGCTGCGGACCCAGGTGTCGTTCTGCGTCGGCGTGGCCGAACTGGGCGGCTACCCCATGTTCGTGGACGGGAAACTGGCCGGGGTGGGGCAGCGTGAATCGATCGCGGACGTGGCCCGGGTGTTGGGCCGGCAGGTTTCGGCGATTGTCTGGCGGACCTACGGCCAAGACCGGATCGAGGAAATGGCGGCCCAGGTGAACGTGCCGGTCGTCAACGCGCTGACGGACGACTACCACCCGTGCCAGGTGCTGGCGGACCTGCAGACGGTGGCGGAGCACGTGGGCGGAGTGGACCGGCTGCCGGGAGTCAAGCTGGCGTACTTCGGGGACGGGGCCAACAACATGGCGCAGTCGTACCTGCTGGGCGGGGCGGTGGCGGGCCTGGACGTGGTCATCGCCACGCCGGAGGCGTACCAGCCGAAGGCGTCCGTGCTGGCGGAGGCGGCCGCGATCGCGGCCAAGACCGGCGGCAGCGTGACGGTGACGGCGGACGCGGACGCGGCGGCGGCCGGCGCGGGGGTCGTGGCGACGGACACGTGGGTGTCCATGGGCCAGGAGTCGGACGCGGCGGCGCGCCGCTCGTCGTTCGTGCCCTACCGGGTGGACGAGGAGCTGATGGCCAAAGCGGACCCGAACGCGATCTTCATCCACTGCCTGCCGGCCTACCGGGGAAACGAGACGACGGCATCGGTCATCGACGGCCCGCAATCCCGTGTCTGGGACGAGGCGGAAAACCGCCTCCACGCCCAAAAAGCCCTCCTGATCTGGCTGCTGTCCCAGGCCGAGGCGTGAGATGACGGCCGCCGCCACCGTCCCCGCGACCAAGGCCGCCAGGCATGCGCTGATCAGGCGCATGATCCGGACCGAGGCGATCCGGTCGCAAACCCAACTGGCGGGGCGGTTGGGCGAGGCGGGGCTGGAGGTCACCCAGGCCACGCTCAGCCGCGACCTGGTGGAACTGCGGGCGGACAAGATCCGCCTGGCGGACGGGTCGCGGATCTACGCCTTGCCGGCGGAGGGCGGGGAGGGAACCTTGGAGGGCGACCTCAGCCGCGAGATGCTGGCGGCGCGCCTGCGCCGGCTGGCGGCGGAATTGCTGGTCAGCGCGGAGGGCAGCGCCAACATGGTGGTGCTCCGGACGCCGCCGGGGGCGGCGCACTTCTTGGCCTCCGCCATTGACCAATCGTTTTTCCCCGGCGTGATGGGGACAATCGCGGGCGACGACACCATTGTGCTGGTGACCCGCGCGGCGGACGGCGGGCCGGAGATCGCGGCCCGCTTCAACCAGTTGGCTAACGAAGGAGAAGGCTCATGACTGAGCGGGTGGTATTGGCGTATTCGGGCGGGCTCGACACTTCGGTGGCGATCGGCTGGATCGGGGAGGCGACCGGCGCGGAGGTGGTCGCGGTGGCCGTGGACGTGGGCCAGGGCGGGGAGAACCTGGAGACGATCCGCGAACGGGCGCTGGCCTGCGGGGCGGTGGAGGCCTACGTCGCGGACGCGCGCGACGAGTTCGCCTCCGAATACTGCATGCCCGCCTTGGCCGCGAACGCCCTGTACATGGACCGGTATCCGCTGGTCAGCGCCCTGTCGAGGCCCGTCATAGTGAAGCATCTGGTGCGGGCCGCGCGCCAGTTCGGGGCAACCACGGTGGCGCACGGCTGCACCGGCAAGGGCAACGACCAGGTCCGCTTCGAGGTGTCCATCACCTCCCTGGCGCCGGACCTGCACTGCATTGCGCCCGTCCGCGACCTGGCGTTGACCAGGGCGGCGGCGATCGACTACGCGGAGCGGAACCAACTGCCGATCGAGACCACCAAGTCTTCGCCGTTCTCAATCGACCAGAATGTTTGGGGCCGGGCCGTGGAGACGGGTTTCCTGGAGGACATCTGGAACGGGCCCACCAAGGACGTGTACACGTACACCGACGACCCGACTTTCCCGCCGGTGGAAGACGAGATCGTGATCCTCTTCTCCGAGGGCGTCCCGGTGGCGATTGACGGCGTGGCGGTGACGCCGTTGCGGGCCATCCAGGAGCTCAACCGCCGGGCGGGGGCGCAGGGCATTGGCCGGATCGACATGGTCGAGGACCGACTGGTCGGCATCAAGTCCCGCGAGGTCTACGAGGCCCCCGGCGCTATGGCCCTGCTCGAGGCCCACCGCGACCTGGAGGGCGTCACCATTGAGCGGGAGTTGGCGCGCTTCAAGCGCCTGGTCGGAACCCGTTGGAGTGAATTGGTCTACGACGGGCAGTGGTTCTCGCCGCTGAAGCGGGCCCTGGACGGCTTCATCGCCGAGACCCAGGAGTACGTCAACGGCGAGATCAGAATGACGCTCCACGGCGGGCGGGCCACGGTCACGGGGCGCCGCTCCGACACGTCGCTGTACGACTTCAACCTGGCGACCTACGACGAGGGCGACTCCTACGACCAGTCGCAGGCGCGCGGTTTCATCGAGATCTTCGGCATGCAGTCAAAGCTGGCGGCGGCGCGCGACGCGCGCCTGGGCCGGGGCGTCACGTTCTGACCAGGAGGGCGGACCCCGTCGCCAAGCGGAGTTGTCTACCGGCGTCAAGACCAGGTGGTTCGCAAGTTCAGGCGCGCAGAGCCGCTGCCGGCACCACGGCCACGCCATCCGGGCGCGTGTAGCCGGGGCCGGTTCCGGTGATCACGCAGAGTCTCGCGGGTTGGCCGACAGTTTGGGTGTCGATGGCCGCCACGGCGGTCTTCAGACTGGTGGCCGCAGCTTCGGCCTGCCCAGCGCCGAGCTTGATCTCGCACGCGACCCAGCCATTCGGGTAGTCCACGATGGCGTCGATTTCGCGTCCCGCCGAGTCTCGGTAGTGGTAGACCGCCCCCCGCTCTGGCGACGCGTAAACGCGCAGGTCGCGGACCACCATTGACTCGAAAAGCTGCCCCAGCGTCTTGGGTTCCCGGATCAGTTTCTCAACTGTGGCGCCGAGCGCCGCCGCTGCCAGCGATGGATCAACCAGATGGCGCTTGGGCGACCGCCGCAGCGTCGCCGAGTCCCGCAGGGCGGTGCTCCAGGCCGGCTGATCCTCCAGGATCATCAACTGTTCCAGTGCGCGCAGATAGGACGCCACCGTCTCACGGTTCAGTTTTTGGTCCGCGCCGCCCACGTCCTTGCCAAGCGTCACCAAGGACGCCTCGGTTCCCACATTGCGGGCCAGCGAACCCAGCAGCCGCCGCACCCTTGCCGGGTCGCGCCGAATGCCCGACACGCGGCTGATGTCCACTTCGGTCAGCAGGTCGAGATAATCCAGTACGTATTCGCGCGCTGTGTCCAGGTCGGCCCGGACAGCCGCCGGCCAGCCACCCCGAACCACCGCCGCGGCCAACTCGTCCAGGCCCCAACCGGGATCATCGGCTTCGACTGGGTCGCCTGCCCGGACCTGGGACCAGGCGACTTGACCGCTGGAGCGGCCTTGTTCCGCCAAGGCCATCGGTCGCATGCGGAGCACGGAAAAGCGACCCAATCCCGGATGGCGTTCAAGTGAGTCGTCCGGCGTGGCCGACCCGGTCAGAATGAACTGCCCTGGCGCCCCGCGATCATCGACTGCTCGTCGGACCAGGTCCCACAGCCGAGGTTGGCGTTGCCATTCGTCGAGGAGTCGCGGTGTTGCCCCGCGCAAGAGCCGTTCGGGTTCGGACTGCATCAACAACGGCACTGCGGGATCGGTCTCGACGCGCAGTTCGCTGGCGGCCTCCCGCCGCGCCGTCTCGGTCTTGCCGCAACCCTTGGGGCCTTCGATCAACACCGCGCCGCTGCGCCGCAACCGGGCCTTCAGTTCGGCGTCCGCCACTCGCGCCAAGTACTCCACCACCCGATTCTAACCGCATCCGGCGGTTTGGAGGCGATTCACCCGGCGGTTTGGAGGCGATTCATCCGGCGGTTTGGAGACGTTTCACCCGGCGGTTTGGAGACGAAGACAGGCCAGCGCCCGATGCCGTCACCCGGCCAGGCCCCGTCACCAGGCCGCAATTCCGCAGTCTGAGCGTGGGTCTATGTCGGCGCCACCGTCACCACCGACCAAGCTGGGCGCCCTTCCTCCCTCTGACCGCAACGTGCCCTTTCCGCTAGCATCAAGCGCTGAGGCAACGCAGCCGAGAGGAGAGTTTTCATGACCGCGCCTGCGCCTGGCGAACGCCGCAAACTGCCTTCCGTCGCCGTCAACGTGTTGTTCGCAATCGGCGTTCCCTACCTGACTATGTTCGCGTGGGTGAATCGCGCTGCCTGGCTTTGGGCGCTGGCCTTCGTGATCGCCTTGGCGGGCGTGGTGGTCCTTTTCTTGCGATTCACCAGGATGCGGATTCGCGGCAAGGCGATCACCGGCGGCATCGTGGCCATATTCGCTATTGTCATGGCAGTCACGGCGGGGAGCGACCCGAGTGTTTCGCGGATCACCGACAGGGAAGTCGAAGCGAAAGTGCAAGCCAGGTTCGGCGACCTACACGATTGGGACCCGACCTGCGCCGCCCGCGACCAGCGTTCCCAAGTTGCGGGGACCTATATTCTCTATAACCCCGCCACCCGCGAGACCAATTACAATCTCGTCACCCCCGGCAAGGTTGATGACATTGCCCTCATCGTTTTCACCCGTTCACAGATCGTCAACGACGGAACCTGGGTGGATGACGTCAGGGACAAGTCGGTGGGGGCCGCGCGGCACTGGGAACTGACAGCCACCCTGATGGCGGCCGACACCCGCCGCTGCCTGGGTCAGCGCACCTTTTCCGGCGGCGTCAACGATCCGGGCGGCGACCTGCCCAAGGTGACCACCGACAGCCGCGAGGTGTCCGAGTGGATCCGCAGCTTTCTGCGGTGACCAGCGCCTTTGGTGGGGTCCGCGCTGTCGGCGGCCTGTGGCGCCGGCGGCTCGGCGGGTGAGCCGGGGTTCACCCCTGGCGGGTGTTAAGGCGGGCGGCCCGTTTTGCGGGGCTCGCGGCGTAGCATCTTCGGAATGAGGTTCCCAAGCCCCGACCACGAACGCCTGGCCGCAGCGTTGCTGGGCGTTTCGCCTGGCGAGTTGCGGGCCCGCGCGCTGGCGGGCTCGCTTGAGTTGCCCGACTCGTATGCCAAGGCCGCCCGCCGCCTGGAGCGGGGCGAGCCGCTCCAATACGTGGTCGGCCGCGCACCTTTCCGCCACCTCGAGTTGACGATCGGCCCCGGCGCGTTCATCCCCCGCCCGGAGACGGAGGTCGTGGCCGGCGTGGCCGTCGAGGCGTTGGCGGCGTGGCCCGCCCCAGACCGCCTGGCCGTGGACCTTGGGACGGGCGCCGGCCCGATCGCGGCCGCGCTCGCCACCGAGGTGCCGGACGCGCGGGTGGTCGCCGTGGAGCGGGCGTGGGCGGCGGCCGGGCAGGCCAAAGACAACTTGGAGCCGTTGGGTGTGGAGGTAGTCATGGCCGATGCCGTCCACGTCGCCACCCCGAAAGGCCCACTTGCCGATTTGGCCGGCCGGGCGGCCGTGGTCGCCGCGAACCCGCCCTACCTCCTGCCGGACGCGGAGTTGGGTCCGGGGGTGGCGGAGTACGAGCCCCCGGCCGCGCTATTCGGCGGCGGCCCGGACGGCTTGGACACGCCGCTCGTCTTCTTGGCGGCGGCGGCCCGGCTGCTGCGCCCGGGCGGCACGCTGGTGATGGAACACGACCCGTCCCAGGCTGCCGCCCTGCGCCAGGCCGCCACTGCGGACGGCCTCTTCAAGGACGCCCAAACCGGCCTCGACTTGACGAACCGCGACCGCTACATCCGCGCGACCCGCGCGTAGCCGGACGCCTGCGTCATCGCGGCGGGCGCGCACACCGTGGCGACTTTCGACGCCAAATTCAAGGTGGCGGCCATGGCGGCTAGCTACGCGGTAAACCTGGGCGCGTAGCGCCCCAACGGCGAGGGCCGGATGCGCGCTGAGCGCTTGGGGTCCTCATTGCAGCTGACCGTTAGCACTCCCTTCGGGCCCGTCCGGGTCATCTGAACCGGGCGTCTCATGTTGCGCGCGGAGTTCGGAGACGATCCGCTCGAGCACGCCAATCCTCCGCTGGGTTGCCAGCGTGTCGGGGTGGTTGGGACCCAGCGCGGCAGCCTGGTCGGGCCACAGGGCTTTGTAGAACGCCAACGCCTTTTCCGGTTCGCCGGCCTTGGCGGTGTAGTAGGCGATCCTGGCGCGGGTAGTCAGCGTGTCGGAAGGGTGGGGCCGGGGGGGGGCGTTCGGTCAGATAGCAACGCCTTGTACAACGCCAACGCCTCGTCGAACCTGCTTGTCTCGTTCGCGCGGCTGGTTGTCCAAGCGCTGGCCGTGGCCGTGTCGGCGTGTCTGGTGAGCATGTCTGTCGCTTGGTTAAGTAGGGCCCTGTACAGTGCCAGCGCCTCCTCCCGCCTGCCGACTCGACCTGTGCAGTACGCGATCCGGATGCGGGTTTTCAGCGTGTCAGGGTCGCTGGGGCCGAGGGCCGTTGCTTGGTCGGATAGTAAGGCCTCGTACAACGCCAACGCCTCTTTCAGGTTGCCGACCTCCTCGGTGCAGTTGGCGATATTGAAGCGGGTGTTCAGGGTATCGCGGTGGTCTGAGCCGAGGACGGTCGCCAAGTCCGGTACGAGGGCGTCGTACAGTGCAAGCGCCTCTTCTAAGTTTCCAAGCGAGCCGATGCTGTAGGCGATCTGGGCCCGTGTAGCCAGCGTTTCTGGGTGGTTGGGGCCCAGTGCGGCTACCTGGTCGGTCCACAGGGCCTTGTACAGCGCCAGCGCCTTTTCCGGTTCGGCGGCTTTGGCGGTGGCGATGGTGACTTGGAGGCGGGTTCTCAGCGTTTGTGGGTGGTTGGGGCCCAGTGCGGCTGCCTGGTCGGTGCACAGGGCGTTGTACAGCGCCAGCGCCTCTTTCGATTCGCCGGCCAGGCCGGTGAGGTAGGCGATTTGGTAGCGGGTTTTCAGCGTTTCCAGGTCGTTGGGGCCCAATGCCGTTGCCTGGTCGGTCCACAGGGCGTTGTACAGCGCCAGCGCCTCTTTCGATTCGCCGGCCAGGGCGGTGCAGTAGGCGATCTTGGCGCGGGCCCACAGGGTGCGGGAATTCCAGTCTCCGAACTTGGGGTGGGAGTGCAGTCCCTTGGCTAGGGTTGCGGCCACCTTGCGGGCTCGCTCCCATTCTTTGAAACCCTCGTGCAGCCGCATGAGGCTTTCAAGTGCGTCCAGGTGTTGTTCGGAGCCCTTCTTTCTTCCTGCTTTGATGGCCTTGAGTACCTTGCGGTGTGCCTTGACCGCCTTGGCGTAGATTTCGCGGGCGGCGGCCGGGTGCCTTGGCAGCAACTCTGTTGCTTGGTGGGAGAGGAGCGCTGCCACATTGCCGCGCATCGCCACCGCCAGATCGGAACCCGGCCCGTGGTCCTCCTTGGCCTGCTTCGCTTGGGAACGCCAGTAGTCCAGCGCGGCGGCGTGCAATCCGGCGTCGATCAAGGCTTCCGTTGTTCTGGCCATCAGCCAGAGCGGTGGCTTCTCAAACTGCTCTTCGATCAGTTCGTGCAGTTCCTCAGCGTCCATCGCGCGGCGCTGAGCCGCCCAGCCCAAGTAGTCTTCTCGCCAAGTCTCCGGCGGCTGTTCATCCCAGCGGAGGTCCGTGATTGACCGCAAAGCTTCTACCCGCACCGACTCGGGCACTTCGGCCCAGTCTGAGTTGTAACCAGCCTTGATCTCATAGGACAACTCGTTGCGCACCGCCGTGCGCTGCGCGGCCGTCAGCGCCTCCCAGGGCTTGGATCGGAATGCGAAGTCGCGGGCGGCCTCGTGCGCCCTGGGCGTGGCGAACCGCATCAGGCCGTCCGTTCCAACCGACGTCCAATCGGTGGACTGGAGGCCATCTGGATTCACATCCGCCAGGTCGCAGGCGTCCAAGAACCAGGTTTTCGGCGCGATGGCGCCCAGCAGCGCGGCGACGGCGAGCGGTTCCGCCACGTTGTCCGGCAGCCTCTCCAGTTGTTCCTCCAGCGCGTCATCGACCGGCTGGAGTGGCCCCGGATCTGGTGCCGCTGGGTCCAGTACGGACGCGGAGACCTCCGGGCGCGCCAGCAATGCCCTTAATGCGCCCGGACTCCTTTCGGCCGCCGCTATGACGCGCGCCAACACGGCGCTGTTCACCGTGGCGTCCGTGCCCGGCAGCAGTGATGCGAGCGCCAGAGCTCTTAACTCGTCACTTCCCAAGGGATCAAGGCGGTACCCCTCGGCCACCGCCCTGGGAGGCGGCGGTCCGTGGGGAGCGCCCGCTGGCGCGGGGCTTGGGCCGCCGGGACCCCACCAGTCCGAAGGCAGCCCGCGCTGCTGGGCCCAGCCGATCAGCGGAGCCAAACCGATCTTGGCTTGCCTGCTGAAAAGCTCGGACGTTTCGTCGATCGCCAAGGCGACCAACACCCGCGCCGCAGTTGAAGCGTCCGATCCAAGCAGACCCGCCAGCAATTCCGCAGTCGGCCGGTCCAGGCGTTCCGCGTGGTCTACGGCCACTACTAACGGCACCAATTGGGCGACGCCGGTCAGCAACTGCCTGGTGTTGTCCAGGCTCTCCGGGCAAGCTCTGTCTGGATCTACCCCCATGGAACGTGCGATTTCGGCGCGTTCCCGCTGCCGCCGATTGAAATCCTTCGTGGCTTTCAGACCCAGGTAGATCGCGTCAGCGACGGCGGCAGTGGCGCATCCCGCGATCACCTCTTCGGGCAGATCCGGCGCCAGCGCCAACAGTCCCGCCACGACGGCCCCCGGCTCCCAGAAGGTTTCGCCGACCGCTGGCGAGAGCTTGCGCTGGGCGAACTCCAACTGCGCCTGAATGGGCTTCAGATGAAGTGCCAACTGGTCAGCGGCGCCGTCTGCGGTGCGGCGATCATCCGCGCCAACCAATCCCCACCAGAAATACGGGAT
Coding sequences within it:
- a CDS encoding peptide chain release factor N(5)-glutamine methyltransferase; translated protein: MRFPSPDHERLAAALLGVSPGELRARALAGSLELPDSYAKAARRLERGEPLQYVVGRAPFRHLELTIGPGAFIPRPETEVVAGVAVEALAAWPAPDRLAVDLGTGAGPIAAALATEVPDARVVAVERAWAAAGQAKDNLEPLGVEVVMADAVHVATPKGPLADLAGRAAVVAANPPYLLPDAELGPGVAEYEPPAALFGGGPDGLDTPLVFLAAAARLLRPGGTLVMEHDPSQAAALRQAATADGLFKDAQTGLDLTNRDRYIRATRA
- a CDS encoding arginine repressor; amino-acid sequence: MTAAATVPATKAARHALIRRMIRTEAIRSQTQLAGRLGEAGLEVTQATLSRDLVELRADKIRLADGSRIYALPAEGGEGTLEGDLSREMLAARLRRLAAELLVSAEGSANMVVLRTPPGAAHFLASAIDQSFFPGVMGTIAGDDTIVLVTRAADGGPEIAARFNQLANEGEGS
- a CDS encoding argininosuccinate synthase, giving the protein MTERVVLAYSGGLDTSVAIGWIGEATGAEVVAVAVDVGQGGENLETIRERALACGAVEAYVADARDEFASEYCMPALAANALYMDRYPLVSALSRPVIVKHLVRAARQFGATTVAHGCTGKGNDQVRFEVSITSLAPDLHCIAPVRDLALTRAAAIDYAERNQLPIETTKSSPFSIDQNVWGRAVETGFLEDIWNGPTKDVYTYTDDPTFPPVEDEIVILFSEGVPVAIDGVAVTPLRAIQELNRRAGAQGIGRIDMVEDRLVGIKSREVYEAPGAMALLEAHRDLEGVTIERELARFKRLVGTRWSELVYDGQWFSPLKRALDGFIAETQEYVNGEIRMTLHGGRATVTGRRSDTSLYDFNLATYDEGDSYDQSQARGFIEIFGMQSKLAAARDARLGRGVTF
- the argF gene encoding ornithine carbamoyltransferase produces the protein MTVRHFLKDSSVSPAEQAEILRLAIEVKADRLAYQPLTGPKAVAVLTDKPTLRTQVSFCVGVAELGGYPMFVDGKLAGVGQRESIADVARVLGRQVSAIVWRTYGQDRIEEMAAQVNVPVVNALTDDYHPCQVLADLQTVAEHVGGVDRLPGVKLAYFGDGANNMAQSYLLGGAVAGLDVVIATPEAYQPKASVLAEAAAIAAKTGGSVTVTADADAAAAGAGVVATDTWVSMGQESDAAARRSSFVPYRVDEELMAKADPNAIFIHCLPAYRGNETTASVIDGPQSRVWDEAENRLHAQKALLIWLLSQAEA
- a CDS encoding tetratricopeptide repeat protein; its protein translation is MPPGPPATQSAFVPDRSRAVVQAALATAWDAVAGSPRFGGTRRLVVIKSRPGMGTTRMLRQLYEVCAASQSGYWPPSLADLPGVPQDVIYPGNPAGPSVLAIPHTEPGEAIPYFWWGLVGADDRRTADGAADQLALHLKPIQAQLEFAQRKLSPAVGETFWEPGAVVAGLLALAPDLPEEVIAGCATAAVADAIYLGLKATKDFNRRQRERAEIARSMGVDPDRACPESLDNTRQLLTGVAQLVPLVVAVDHAERLDRPTAELLAGLLGSDASTAARVLVALAIDETSELFSRQAKIGLAPLIGWAQQRGLPSDWWGPGGPSPAPAGAPHGPPPPRAVAEGYRLDPLGSDELRALALASLLPGTDATVNSAVLARVIAAAERSPGALRALLARPEVSASVLDPAAPDPGPLQPVDDALEEQLERLPDNVAEPLAVAALLGAIAPKTWFLDACDLADVNPDGLQSTDWTSVGTDGLMRFATPRAHEAARDFAFRSKPWEALTAAQRTAVRNELSYEIKAGYNSDWAEVPESVRVEALRSITDLRWDEQPPETWREDYLGWAAQRRAMDAEELHELIEEQFEKPPLWLMARTTEALIDAGLHAAALDYWRSQAKQAKEDHGPGSDLAVAMRGNVAALLSHQATELLPRHPAAAREIYAKAVKAHRKVLKAIKAGRKKGSEQHLDALESLMRLHEGFKEWERARKVAATLAKGLHSHPKFGDWNSRTLWARAKIAYCTALAGESKEALALYNALWTDQATALGPNDLETLKTRYQIAYLTGLAGESKEALALYNALCTDQAAALGPNHPQTLRTRLQVTIATAKAAEPEKALALYKALWTDQVAALGPNHPETLATRAQIAYSIGSLGNLEEALALYDALVPDLATVLGSDHRDTLNTRFNIANCTEEVGNLKEALALYEALLSDQATALGPSDPDTLKTRIRIAYCTGRVGRREEALALYRALLNQATDMLTRHADTATASAWTTSRANETSRFDEALALYKALLSDRTPPPGPTLPTR
- a CDS encoding DUF4143 domain-containing protein, translated to MEYLARVADAELKARLRRSGAVLIEGPKGCGKTETARREAASELRVETDPAVPLLMQSEPERLLRGATPRLLDEWQRQPRLWDLVRRAVDDRGAPGQFILTGSATPDDSLERHPGLGRFSVLRMRPMALAEQGRSSGQVAWSQVRAGDPVEADDPGWGLDELAAAVVRGGWPAAVRADLDTAREYVLDYLDLLTEVDISRVSGIRRDPARVRRLLGSLARNVGTEASLVTLGKDVGGADQKLNRETVASYLRALEQLMILEDQPAWSTALRDSATLRRSPKRHLVDPSLAAAALGATVEKLIREPKTLGQLFESMVVRDLRVYASPERGAVYHYRDSAGREIDAIVDYPNGWVACEIKLGAGQAEAAATSLKTAVAAIDTQTVGQPARLCVITGTGPGYTRPDGVAVVPAAALRA
- a CDS encoding acetylornithine transaminase — its product is MPSNDAALAQYRKRLLPVFSPALTLARGAGTRVWDADGREYLDLLGGIAVNSLGHAHPAWVEAIAGQAATLGHISNLYASEPQVDLAGRLLQITGAESGGRVFFANSGAEANEAALKAVLRRDGERHRLLALEGSFHGRTLGALSLTAKPAYRAPFAEFTGPARFLEPGDLAALEAELRAGDVAALVLEVIQGEAGVIPLPDGYLAAARRLTSQYGALLWIDEVQTGIGRTGAWTGYLNPALGGPLRGAEGLAARTADAAVPAVAWDAGPAPTAGSPDLVTLAKGLGGGFPIGAMVAMNQAAAGLLRPGDHGNTFSGGPLACAAALATLATIENEGLMAHAAELGAAWRRDLAKVPGVKATRGAGLLVGIVLQTPNAPQLVKAAQAAGFLVGATGPETLRLAPPLILTQDQAARFTAALPKLIKEAA